The Halarchaeum grantii genome includes a window with the following:
- a CDS encoding 60S ribosomal export protein NMD3, with the protein MSEAAFCPRCGDPAPEGATGHTRRERALCNDCYFEDFELVDHPDRVEVTVCAHCGAIQRDDRWEDVGARDYTDIAVESVSEALGVHVDAEDVSWGVDPEQVDPTTIRMHCQFSGVVRGEPLVEEFTVPVKIGKQTCQRCGRIAGDYYASVVQVRAVGDRTPTSEETERAREIAEVITEEMEATGDRNAFVTDVSEKPEGLDLKLSDTKIGKNVSRKLTEEFGGAYDSSETLVTEDEDGNEVYRVTFAIRLPEFVPGDVIDLEDDDAGPVLVRSVQGNLKGVRVTTGEPYEAGYEVGDAPDARKLGRVEDAAETTLVAVEDENAVQVLDPETYESVTVARPSYLDTGRETVPVLKSRAGLHVLPS; encoded by the coding sequence ATGAGCGAAGCCGCTTTCTGCCCCCGTTGCGGGGATCCCGCCCCGGAGGGGGCGACGGGTCACACCCGCCGCGAGCGGGCGCTCTGCAACGACTGCTACTTCGAGGACTTCGAGTTGGTCGACCACCCCGACCGGGTGGAGGTGACGGTCTGCGCGCACTGCGGTGCGATCCAGCGCGACGACCGCTGGGAGGACGTCGGTGCGCGCGACTACACGGACATCGCCGTCGAATCCGTCTCGGAGGCGCTCGGCGTGCACGTCGACGCCGAGGACGTCTCGTGGGGCGTCGACCCCGAGCAGGTGGACCCGACGACGATCCGGATGCACTGCCAGTTCTCCGGCGTGGTGCGGGGCGAACCGCTCGTCGAGGAGTTCACGGTGCCGGTGAAGATCGGGAAGCAGACCTGCCAGCGCTGCGGGCGCATCGCGGGCGACTACTACGCGAGCGTCGTGCAGGTGCGCGCCGTCGGCGACCGGACGCCCACGTCGGAGGAGACCGAGCGCGCCCGCGAGATCGCGGAGGTCATCACGGAGGAGATGGAGGCCACCGGGGACCGGAACGCCTTCGTGACGGACGTCTCGGAGAAGCCGGAGGGCCTCGACCTGAAGCTCTCCGACACGAAGATCGGGAAGAACGTCTCCCGGAAGCTCACGGAGGAGTTCGGCGGCGCCTACGACTCCTCGGAGACGCTCGTGACGGAGGACGAGGACGGGAACGAGGTGTATCGGGTGACGTTCGCCATCCGCCTCCCGGAGTTCGTCCCCGGCGACGTCATCGACCTCGAGGACGACGACGCGGGGCCGGTGCTCGTGCGCTCCGTGCAGGGGAACCTGAAGGGCGTGCGCGTGACGACGGGCGAGCCCTACGAGGCGGGCTACGAGGTCGGGGACGCCCCGGACGCCCGCAAGCTCGGGCGCGTCGAGGACGCGGCGGAGACGACGCTCGTCGCCGTCGAGGACGAGAACGCCGTGCAGGTGCTCGACCCCGAGACGTACGAGTCCGTGACCGTGGCGCGTCCGTCCTACCTCGACACCGGGCGCGAGACGGTGCCCGTGCTGAAGTCGCGCGCGGGCCTCCACGTCCTCCCGTCGTGA
- a CDS encoding class I SAM-dependent methyltransferase, which yields MNRLAVVVPKAQAEAKLETLEAEGVYDDSRRVRAHDDDRVELPVLAEPRATTFDAILTQEDPAVRTASLDDYLRERGWGAEEIERAPASWAVVGDVILVSFPPECPDRAAVGDALLELHGEADTVLARGGVAGETREPAVEVVAGSGDTETVHTEHGTRYALDLAEVMFAPGNQAERVRMGEVVSEGERVLDMFAGIGYFALPMARAGADVVAVEKNPAAFRYLAENAQLNGVAANVECVLGDCREYDATEPFERVVMGYYDSLGGHVAGGSEATDRGTVSGETANGATTERREGVAERASGSDDDTDLDPSYLAAAFDALDGAGTVHVHTTCHEPAFPERAVGRVEAVAEECGVAVEIAASRAVKSHSEGVVHGVLDVEVG from the coding sequence GTGAACCGCCTCGCCGTCGTCGTGCCGAAGGCGCAAGCCGAGGCGAAACTCGAGACGCTCGAAGCGGAGGGCGTCTACGACGACTCCCGACGGGTCAGGGCACACGACGACGACCGGGTCGAGCTCCCGGTGCTCGCCGAACCGCGCGCGACGACGTTCGACGCCATCCTGACCCAGGAAGACCCAGCGGTGCGGACGGCGAGCCTCGACGACTACCTCCGCGAACGCGGATGGGGCGCCGAGGAGATCGAGCGCGCGCCCGCCTCGTGGGCGGTCGTCGGCGACGTGATTCTGGTGTCGTTCCCCCCGGAGTGCCCGGACCGGGCGGCCGTCGGCGACGCCCTCCTCGAGTTGCACGGGGAGGCCGACACGGTGCTCGCGCGCGGCGGCGTCGCGGGCGAGACGCGCGAACCCGCCGTCGAGGTCGTCGCGGGGAGCGGCGACACGGAGACGGTCCACACCGAGCACGGCACGCGGTACGCCCTCGACCTCGCGGAGGTGATGTTCGCGCCGGGGAATCAGGCCGAGCGCGTCCGGATGGGCGAGGTGGTGAGCGAGGGCGAGCGCGTCCTCGACATGTTCGCCGGTATCGGCTACTTCGCGCTCCCGATGGCGCGCGCGGGCGCCGACGTCGTCGCCGTCGAGAAGAACCCGGCGGCGTTCCGCTACCTCGCGGAGAACGCCCAGTTGAACGGCGTCGCCGCGAACGTGGAGTGCGTGCTCGGGGACTGCCGCGAGTACGACGCCACCGAGCCCTTCGAGCGCGTCGTGATGGGCTACTACGACAGCCTCGGGGGGCACGTCGCGGGCGGGAGCGAGGCGACCGACCGCGGAACGGTGAGCGGTGAAACCGCGAACGGCGCGACGACCGAACGACGCGAGGGAGTCGCGGAACGGGCGAGCGGGAGCGACGACGACACCGACCTCGACCCCTCCTACCTCGCGGCGGCGTTCGACGCGCTCGACGGTGCGGGGACCGTCCACGTCCACACGACCTGTCACGAACCGGCGTTCCCGGAGCGCGCGGTCGGGCGCGTGGAGGCGGTCGCCGAGGAGTGCGGCGTCGCGGTCGAGATCGCGGCGTCGCGCGCTGTGAAGTCCCACAGCGAGGGCGTCGTCCACGGCGTCCTCGACGTCGAGGTGGGGTGA
- a CDS encoding ATP-dependent DNA helicase, which yields MNPARIHDEFPAPTYRGAQEQALSDVRAAFESGNDVVLVRAPTGSGKSLIARAIMGCAREMGDADPTEATGAYYTTPQVSQLDDVAADDLLDDLKVIRGKNNYTCILPDEERTPVDRAPCARERGYDCAVKHRCPYFSARAVASARSHAAMTLAYFMRTAGSEVFRTRDVCVIDEAHGLAEWAEMYATVELGPRTVPIWDDLRVPAIDEGRGADDPAERAAQFADTLVTRCEDRKDELLEADELDAEEAAERDSLQELISEVSWFVEDYRDPDSATTWVVDQDEEKRITAKPMNPERYLRHTVWDRANRFALLSATILDKEAFCRSVGLDPANVALVDVEHTFPVENRPLYDVTCGKMTYEERDTTLPKVARAVARVMAAHPEEKGIVHCHSYGIQERLQEELAALGVADRVRAHGSDTRDADLDAWKASAEPEAFLSVKMEEALDLKGDLARWQVVCKAPFLNTGDSRVARRLADDQWAWYYRSALRTVIQAAGRVVRSPDDHGATYIADDSVLDVFERARHDMPPWFREQVDRMSVPDLPELDADAATANVSAGVPTTPTRSSGSEGAREAERHAPDSRDAERTESREERRSPMADVWDVD from the coding sequence GTGAACCCGGCGCGCATCCACGACGAGTTCCCGGCGCCGACCTATCGCGGCGCCCAGGAGCAGGCGCTCTCGGACGTCCGCGCGGCGTTCGAATCCGGGAACGACGTCGTCCTCGTGCGCGCGCCGACGGGCTCCGGGAAGTCGCTTATCGCGCGCGCCATCATGGGGTGTGCGCGCGAGATGGGCGACGCCGACCCCACGGAGGCCACGGGCGCCTACTACACGACGCCGCAGGTCTCCCAACTCGACGACGTCGCCGCCGACGACCTGCTCGACGACCTGAAGGTGATTCGCGGGAAGAACAACTACACCTGCATCCTCCCGGACGAGGAGCGGACACCGGTGGACCGCGCGCCCTGCGCGCGCGAACGCGGCTACGACTGCGCGGTCAAACACCGCTGTCCGTACTTCTCGGCGCGCGCCGTCGCGTCCGCGCGCTCGCACGCCGCGATGACGCTCGCGTACTTCATGCGCACCGCCGGCTCCGAGGTGTTCCGCACGCGCGACGTCTGCGTCATCGACGAGGCCCACGGCCTCGCGGAGTGGGCGGAGATGTACGCGACGGTCGAACTCGGCCCGCGAACGGTGCCGATCTGGGACGACCTCCGGGTGCCGGCCATCGACGAGGGCCGCGGCGCGGACGACCCCGCCGAGCGCGCCGCGCAGTTCGCGGACACGCTCGTCACCCGCTGCGAGGACCGCAAGGACGAACTCCTCGAAGCGGACGAACTCGACGCCGAGGAAGCCGCCGAGCGCGACAGCCTGCAAGAACTCATCAGCGAGGTGTCGTGGTTCGTCGAGGACTACCGCGACCCCGACTCGGCGACGACGTGGGTGGTCGACCAGGACGAGGAGAAGCGCATCACCGCGAAGCCGATGAACCCCGAGCGGTATCTCCGCCACACCGTCTGGGACCGCGCGAACAGGTTCGCGCTCCTCTCCGCCACCATCCTCGACAAGGAGGCGTTCTGCCGCTCCGTCGGCTTGGACCCCGCGAACGTCGCGCTCGTCGACGTCGAACACACCTTTCCCGTGGAGAACCGCCCGCTCTACGACGTGACGTGCGGGAAGATGACCTACGAGGAGCGCGACACCACGCTCCCGAAGGTCGCGCGCGCCGTCGCGCGCGTCATGGCCGCCCACCCCGAGGAGAAGGGCATCGTCCACTGCCACTCCTACGGCATTCAGGAGCGCTTGCAGGAGGAACTCGCCGCGCTCGGCGTCGCCGACCGCGTTCGCGCGCACGGGAGCGACACCCGCGACGCCGACCTCGACGCGTGGAAGGCGTCCGCGGAACCCGAGGCCTTCCTCTCCGTGAAGATGGAGGAGGCCCTCGACCTGAAGGGCGACCTCGCGCGCTGGCAGGTCGTCTGCAAGGCTCCGTTCCTCAACACCGGGGACTCGCGGGTCGCACGGCGCCTCGCCGACGACCAGTGGGCGTGGTACTACCGGAGCGCGCTCCGCACCGTCATTCAGGCGGCGGGCCGCGTCGTGCGCTCGCCCGACGACCACGGCGCGACCTACATCGCCGACGACTCCGTCCTCGACGTCTTCGAGCGCGCACGCCACGACATGCCGCCGTGGTTCCGCGAACAGGTCGACAGAATGAGCGTCCCCGACCTCCCCGAGCTCGACGCCGACGCCGCCACCGCGAACGTCTCGGCGGGCGTGCCGACGACGCCGACGCGCTCCAGCGGCTCCGAGGGGGCGCGCGAGGCCGAGCGTCACGCTCCCGATAGCCGCGACGCCGAGCGGACGGAGTCACGCGAGGAGCGTCGGAGCCCGATGGCGGACGTCTGGGACGTCGACTAA
- a CDS encoding DUF7561 family protein, which yields MSTRRCDACGARVEVPGGVGDFWDFGDLEKAGPGGLTLELEDGSEFFLCFDCIERLPENPSPADVAAISDE from the coding sequence ATGAGTACACGACGCTGTGACGCCTGCGGGGCGCGCGTCGAGGTGCCGGGCGGCGTCGGGGACTTCTGGGACTTCGGTGACCTCGAGAAGGCGGGCCCCGGCGGGTTGACGCTCGAACTCGAGGACGGCAGCGAGTTCTTCCTCTGCTTCGACTGCATCGAGCGCCTCCCCGAGAACCCGTCGCCCGCGGACGTCGCGGCAATCTCGGACGAGTGA
- a CDS encoding YkgJ family cysteine cluster protein, whose amino-acid sequence MEVNCEGCAGCCLDWRPLSESPDDHERRGPRPPLDDTYNLVPLTREDVRAFVDAGLADALTPRLWTAAEGDDSVEIDGHELAAIRGNPVFFVGIRKPPKPVAPFGTEPTWLRSCAFLDPETLQCRIHDAEHYPAECGDYPGHNLALDAETECERVEAAFGGAGERLVDDAVPDEAGVLLGPQALGEKVFCYPDPDELSGVVARVVDGTLTQADRARFVGAAAASAPGTTQVAPERRETDTVRAREAASWVGDAIEEWVERAGTLGDGTDADPGLGASVEEARGAPSTPGWDA is encoded by the coding sequence ATGGAGGTGAACTGCGAGGGGTGTGCGGGCTGCTGTCTCGACTGGCGCCCGCTGAGCGAGTCGCCGGACGACCACGAGCGTCGCGGGCCGCGCCCGCCGCTCGACGACACGTACAACCTCGTGCCGCTCACCCGGGAGGACGTCCGCGCGTTCGTCGACGCCGGCCTCGCGGACGCGCTGACGCCGCGCCTCTGGACGGCGGCCGAGGGCGACGACTCGGTCGAAATCGACGGCCACGAGCTCGCGGCGATACGCGGGAACCCCGTCTTCTTCGTCGGCATCCGCAAGCCCCCGAAGCCCGTCGCGCCGTTCGGGACGGAGCCGACGTGGCTGCGCTCCTGTGCGTTCCTCGACCCCGAGACGCTCCAGTGTCGCATCCACGACGCCGAGCACTACCCCGCGGAGTGCGGGGACTACCCCGGGCACAACCTCGCGCTGGATGCGGAGACGGAGTGCGAGCGCGTCGAGGCGGCGTTCGGCGGCGCGGGCGAGCGCCTCGTCGACGACGCCGTGCCCGACGAGGCGGGCGTCCTCCTCGGCCCGCAGGCGCTCGGCGAGAAGGTCTTCTGCTACCCGGACCCCGACGAGCTCTCGGGCGTCGTCGCGCGCGTCGTCGACGGGACGCTGACGCAGGCCGACAGGGCGCGGTTCGTCGGCGCCGCCGCCGCGAGCGCGCCCGGCACGACGCAGGTCGCCCCGGAGCGCCGGGAGACGGACACGGTGCGCGCCCGTGAGGCGGCGTCGTGGGTCGGCGACGCCATCGAGGAGTGGGTCGAGCGGGCGGGCACGCTCGGCGACGGGACGGACGCCGACCCCGGCCTCGGTGCGTCCGTCGAGGAGGCCCGCGGCGCGCCGTCGACGCCCGGGTGGGACGCTTAA
- a CDS encoding NAD(P)H-binding protein, whose translation MRVLVTGASGFIGHHLVPALVAAGHDVRALVRESSRYDPPAGVEVVEGDLLEPASLAGVFADVDAAYYLVHSMQAGEAFAERDRMAAHHFADAAAGAGVSRVIYLSGLGGEDDELSEHLRSRREVESVLRDGGYELTVLRAAIVVGAGSTGFEVVRQLAARLPVMVTPKWVRTPCQPIAVADVVTYLAGVLDAPETAGEVYEIGGPEVLTYQEMMERTAALMGRRLHVVPVPVLSPTLSTYWIDLVTDAPRSVVHPLVHGLKNPVVADDDAIREHVTVELTPFDDAVRAALAAEDDA comes from the coding sequence ATGCGCGTTCTCGTCACCGGTGCGTCGGGCTTCATCGGTCACCACCTCGTCCCCGCGCTCGTGGCCGCCGGCCACGACGTCCGCGCGCTCGTCCGCGAGTCGAGTCGCTACGACCCACCGGCGGGCGTGGAGGTCGTCGAAGGCGACCTCCTCGAACCCGCGAGCCTCGCCGGCGTCTTCGCTGACGTCGATGCCGCCTACTACCTCGTGCACTCGATGCAGGCGGGCGAGGCGTTCGCGGAGCGCGACAGGATGGCCGCACACCACTTCGCGGACGCGGCGGCGGGCGCGGGCGTCTCGCGCGTGATCTACCTCAGCGGGCTCGGCGGCGAGGACGACGAGTTGAGCGAGCACCTGCGCTCGCGGCGGGAGGTCGAGTCGGTGCTGCGCGACGGCGGCTACGAGCTCACGGTCCTCCGGGCCGCGATCGTCGTCGGCGCGGGCTCAACCGGCTTCGAGGTCGTCCGACAGCTCGCCGCGCGCCTCCCCGTGATGGTGACGCCGAAGTGGGTGCGGACGCCCTGTCAGCCGATCGCGGTCGCGGACGTCGTTACCTACCTCGCGGGCGTGCTCGACGCGCCCGAGACCGCCGGGGAGGTCTACGAGATCGGCGGCCCCGAGGTGCTCACCTATCAGGAGATGATGGAGCGCACCGCCGCGCTGATGGGGCGGCGCCTCCACGTGGTTCCGGTGCCGGTGTTGTCGCCGACGCTCTCGACGTACTGGATCGACCTCGTGACGGACGCCCCGCGCTCGGTCGTCCACCCGCTCGTCCACGGCCTGAAGAACCCGGTCGTGGCGGACGACGACGCGATCCGCGAGCACGTCACGGTCGAGTTGACGCCGTTCGACGACGCGGTTCGAGCGGCACTCGCCGCCGAGGACGATGCCTGA
- a CDS encoding DUF7530 family protein codes for MPEGARGRSRDGGDERDDEQRVEYGRAWTYESIVGAIPGLDVPDSVALVVQFALFEGLVLALAAIYGLWGAVPAATAAVVVATAGSALMLDLGRRLRRASLPETYTHVVFGSSVETVLGVVAYVTLCTYLLAGDPRATPTLLGELLGTPLPAPAVFLALLVCWDVCYRIGVGWWAAVTAFWRSLAFELDEETRGVVRAADYRVAAFGTLQLVLVPFLDATPLLTFAVVGHVVAVLVVVGAARMRS; via the coding sequence ATGCCTGAGGGCGCTCGCGGGCGCTCGCGCGACGGGGGGGACGAGCGCGACGACGAGCAGCGCGTCGAGTACGGCCGGGCGTGGACGTACGAGAGCATCGTCGGCGCGATTCCCGGTCTCGACGTCCCGGACAGCGTCGCGCTCGTCGTCCAGTTCGCCCTCTTCGAGGGACTGGTGCTCGCGCTCGCGGCCATCTACGGGCTCTGGGGGGCGGTACCGGCGGCGACGGCGGCGGTGGTGGTCGCGACGGCCGGGAGCGCACTCATGCTCGACCTCGGGCGGCGCCTCCGGCGCGCCTCACTGCCGGAGACGTACACGCACGTCGTCTTCGGGTCGAGCGTGGAGACGGTGCTGGGCGTGGTCGCGTACGTCACGCTCTGCACGTACCTGCTCGCGGGCGACCCCCGGGCGACGCCGACGCTTCTCGGCGAACTCCTCGGGACGCCGCTCCCGGCGCCGGCGGTGTTCCTCGCGCTCCTCGTCTGCTGGGACGTCTGCTACCGCATCGGCGTCGGCTGGTGGGCGGCGGTGACGGCGTTCTGGCGCTCGCTCGCGTTCGAGTTGGACGAGGAGACGCGCGGCGTCGTGCGCGCGGCGGACTACCGGGTCGCGGCGTTCGGCACGCTCCAACTCGTCCTCGTGCCGTTCCTCGACGCGACGCCGTTGCTGACGTTCGCGGTAGTCGGGCACGTCGTCGCGGTACTCGTCGTCGTCGGGGCGGCGAGAATGAGGAGCTAA
- a CDS encoding DUF5786 family protein, giving the protein MSIGSYDEDEHERRERKNADVDLSDDDDRTHYHGTVTYDSGDSAEALLDQFKKMNRD; this is encoded by the coding sequence TACGACGAGGACGAGCACGAACGCCGCGAGCGGAAGAACGCCGACGTCGACCTGAGCGACGACGACGACCGGACCCACTACCACGGGACCGTCACGTACGACTCGGGCGACTCCGCCGAGGCCCTGCTCGACCAGTTCAAGAAGATGAACCGCGATTAG